The Caldicellulosiruptor changbaiensis genome has a segment encoding these proteins:
- a CDS encoding ABC transporter ATP-binding protein: MGYLIKLVKMARPYWKYLVVSGISMLAITALNLLGPWLVRDLTGIITNISKYPNAKRMIINISLILILSYILRIVFQFLNSYLSHYAAWNLVAHVRTLVYSKLQQLSFGYFVDKQTGQLMSRVVNDTANFEVLIAHAVPELFTNSLIILGVASILFIINPVLAALSLIPIPFLILSGTVFAKKILPNFREAQKALADLNADLQDNLSGIREIQIFNKQEKELLKIKEKIYRHIHALLSALKLSAVFHPTVSFLSSVGTVIVVSVGGLMALRGKVPVQDIVGFILYLSMFYQPVTQLSQVIENVQQALAGAERVFEILQTESQIKEKENATELKNVKGKITFENVSFSYNPDIQVLKNISFEIQPGQMVAFVGPTGVGKTTIMYLLNRFYDPDSGVIKIDDIDIKDVTLKSLHDNISMVMQDVFLFNGTVAQNIAYGKENATMDEIIQAAKIACAHDFIQNLPQGYNTVIGERGVKLSGGQKQRLAIARAVLKNAPILILDEATSSVDTETENEIQRAINNLAGTRTILIIAHRLSTVKKADKIIVLKEGEIVEVGTHDELIAKKGLYYHLCSVQLIDEDNRVVRGNMY; encoded by the coding sequence ATGGGGTATTTGATAAAGCTTGTGAAGATGGCAAGACCATACTGGAAATATCTTGTTGTCTCTGGTATCTCCATGCTTGCTATCACAGCACTAAACCTTCTTGGTCCGTGGCTTGTGAGGGATTTGACGGGAATAATTACAAATATTAGCAAGTACCCAAATGCAAAAAGAATGATAATCAACATTTCTCTTATATTGATTCTATCTTACATTTTAAGGATTGTATTTCAGTTTTTAAATAGTTATCTCTCACATTATGCAGCATGGAATTTAGTTGCACATGTGAGAACTTTGGTTTATAGCAAGCTTCAACAGCTTTCTTTCGGATATTTCGTAGACAAACAAACAGGGCAGCTTATGTCAAGAGTTGTAAATGATACTGCAAACTTTGAAGTCTTGATTGCCCATGCAGTACCAGAGCTATTTACGAATTCTCTTATAATACTTGGTGTTGCATCCATTCTTTTTATCATAAATCCTGTTCTTGCTGCGCTATCTTTAATTCCTATACCATTTTTGATTTTAAGCGGTACAGTCTTTGCCAAAAAGATTTTGCCAAATTTTAGAGAAGCTCAAAAAGCCTTAGCAGATTTAAATGCCGACTTGCAAGACAATCTCTCAGGTATCCGTGAAATACAGATTTTCAACAAGCAGGAAAAAGAGCTTTTAAAAATAAAAGAAAAAATTTACAGGCACATTCATGCACTTTTGAGTGCACTCAAGCTCTCAGCAGTGTTTCATCCAACTGTAAGTTTTTTAAGCTCTGTTGGAACAGTGATAGTAGTTTCTGTTGGTGGACTTATGGCCCTGAGAGGAAAAGTTCCAGTGCAAGATATTGTTGGATTTATTTTGTATCTTAGCATGTTCTATCAACCGGTGACTCAGCTATCTCAAGTTATTGAAAACGTTCAGCAAGCTTTGGCAGGTGCTGAGAGAGTTTTTGAGATTCTTCAAACAGAATCACAAATCAAAGAAAAAGAAAATGCCACTGAGCTTAAAAATGTTAAAGGAAAAATCACATTTGAAAATGTCTCATTTTCATATAATCCTGATATTCAAGTTCTGAAGAATATCTCATTTGAAATTCAGCCGGGACAAATGGTTGCATTTGTTGGCCCCACCGGTGTTGGAAAAACTACAATTATGTATCTATTAAATCGTTTTTATGACCCAGATTCAGGTGTAATTAAAATTGACGATATTGATATAAAGGATGTTACATTGAAATCTCTGCATGATAATATCAGTATGGTAATGCAAGATGTGTTTTTGTTCAACGGAACAGTGGCACAAAATATTGCATACGGAAAAGAAAATGCTACCATGGATGAAATAATTCAAGCTGCAAAAATTGCCTGTGCTCACGACTTTATCCAAAATCTTCCTCAGGGTTACAATACGGTAATCGGCGAAAGAGGAGTAAAGCTCTCTGGAGGCCAAAAACAGCGTTTGGCAATTGCAAGAGCTGTCTTGAAAAATGCACCAATTTTAATTTTGGATGAAGCAACATCATCTGTTGACACAGAGACTGAAAATGAGATTCAAAGAGCAATCAACAACTTGGCAGGAACAAGGACGATATTAATAATTGCTCACAGGCTATCTACTGTAAAAAAGGCAGATAAGATCATAGTTTTGAAAGAAGGTGAAATTGTAGAGGTTGGCACGCATGATGAGCTTATTGCTAAAAAAGGACTTTATTATCATTTGTGTTCTGTGCAGTTAATTGATGAAGACAATAGAGTGGTAAGGGGGAATATGTATTGA
- the cas6 gene encoding CRISPR-associated endoribonuclease Cas6, which translates to MRLKVDFESQKPIELPIHYNYFVQSMIYNTIDDKIYATFLHDKGYEVDLKNFKLFSFSRLEGPFKIVGNDSNKKIVFDKKVSLIISSPVEDFITKFSTGLLKKDQIYLKDNILYVTSANMLRKPKFSSFHKIKMLSPMCAYKTIRNENSEYKHFFTPFEDEFYNLISQNLMKKCKLLIKDFDEKNFKFDLKPLKVEEKTHFKPMLFKKTPIKGWLGFYTIETDPIIMEVAYYCGLGSKNSQGFGLFEIIE; encoded by the coding sequence TTGCGCCTTAAAGTAGACTTTGAATCCCAAAAGCCAATAGAACTTCCTATTCATTACAACTACTTTGTCCAGTCCATGATATACAATACTATTGATGATAAAATCTATGCAACATTTTTACATGATAAGGGATATGAGGTTGATTTGAAAAACTTTAAACTCTTTTCATTTTCTCGCTTAGAAGGACCATTTAAAATTGTGGGAAATGACTCAAACAAAAAGATAGTTTTTGACAAAAAGGTTTCACTTATAATCTCTTCACCTGTTGAGGATTTTATTACAAAGTTTTCAACCGGGCTCTTAAAAAAAGATCAAATCTATCTAAAAGATAATATACTATATGTGACATCTGCAAATATGCTCAGAAAACCGAAATTTTCAAGTTTCCATAAAATAAAAATGTTATCTCCTATGTGTGCATACAAAACAATCAGAAACGAAAATTCAGAATACAAACACTTTTTTACTCCTTTTGAGGATGAGTTTTATAACCTCATTTCTCAAAACCTGATGAAAAAATGCAAGCTTTTAATAAAAGACTTTGACGAAAAAAACTTTAAATTTGATTTAAAACCATTAAAGGTTGAAGAAAAAACACACTTTAAACCCATGCTTTTTAAAAAGACGCCTATAAAAGGCTGGCTTGGTTTTTATACAATTGAAACTGACCCAATAATAATGGAGGTGGCATATTACTGCGGACTTGGCTCAAAAAACTCTCAGGGATTTGGACTTTTTGAAATCATTGAGTAA
- a CDS encoding alpha-galactosidase: MPIKFNPQTSMFFIEAKDTSYVIKLFKGKYLAHVYWGKKIKEFEWMDIDITAGRVFGATPDPNDKTYSFETMPQEYPAYGNSDFRHPAYQIEQEDGSRITNLVYKTHRIYDGKPKLEGLPATYVESSDEAQTLEIDLYDDLIDLKVTLIYTAYKDYDAITRSVRFENLGKQKLKILRAMSACVDFPEGDFELLHLWGSWARERYIERTPLIHGTQIIESARGESSHQHNPFIALLSKGATEKFGDVYGFSLVYSGNFAAIVEKDQYNLVRVTIGINPFEFTWVLDPGEKFQTPEVVMVYSQEGLGGMSRTYHKLYRKRLCRGAYRDKRRPILINSWEAAYFNFNEEKLLALAKEAKELGIELFVLDDGWFGKRDDDTSSLGDWFVDRRKLPNGLDGLGKKLNEMGLKFGLWFEPEMVSPDSELYRKHPDWCIQVRGRTLTQCRNQYVLDITREDVRKEILRMMKEILKAAPIEYIKWDMNRPLTEAYSLALPPERQKEVFHRYVLGLYQMMEELTTEFPHILFEGCSGGGGRFDPGILYYMPQIWTSDDTDAIERLKIQFGTSIVYPASTMGAHVSIVPNHQVGRITPMKTRGIVALSGCFGYELDLTKLSQEDKEEIKRQIELYKRIWHIIFEGDLYRLISPFEENVAAWMFVTEDKNEAVVFYVNILGEPNPSIKRLKLDGLDPDKKYIIEGDEKIRFGDELMNIGIMIPRTWGDFNSHMWILKAVLG; the protein is encoded by the coding sequence ATGCCAATAAAATTCAATCCTCAAACATCCATGTTTTTCATAGAAGCAAAGGATACAAGCTATGTAATAAAGCTTTTCAAAGGCAAATACTTAGCACATGTTTATTGGGGAAAAAAAATAAAAGAGTTTGAATGGATGGATATAGACATTACAGCAGGAAGAGTCTTTGGTGCAACGCCAGACCCCAACGATAAAACATATTCTTTTGAGACTATGCCACAGGAATATCCAGCATATGGAAATTCAGATTTCAGGCATCCTGCATACCAAATCGAACAGGAAGATGGCTCTCGCATTACAAACTTAGTTTACAAAACTCACAGAATCTATGATGGAAAGCCCAAACTTGAAGGTCTTCCAGCAACATATGTCGAGTCATCTGATGAAGCCCAGACACTGGAGATTGACCTTTATGATGATTTGATTGACTTGAAAGTCACATTGATTTATACAGCCTACAAAGATTATGATGCAATAACAAGAAGCGTAAGATTTGAGAACTTAGGAAAACAAAAACTAAAAATCCTTCGTGCAATGAGTGCATGTGTTGACTTTCCAGAAGGGGATTTTGAACTTTTGCACCTGTGGGGTTCATGGGCAAGAGAAAGATACATAGAGAGAACTCCTCTTATCCACGGAACTCAGATAATTGAAAGTGCAAGAGGTGAAAGCTCACATCAGCACAATCCGTTTATAGCACTTTTATCAAAGGGTGCGACCGAAAAGTTTGGAGATGTTTATGGGTTTTCTCTTGTCTACAGTGGTAATTTTGCTGCAATTGTTGAAAAAGACCAGTACAACCTTGTTAGGGTGACAATTGGTATAAATCCATTTGAGTTCACCTGGGTGTTAGATCCAGGCGAGAAGTTTCAGACACCCGAGGTTGTAATGGTTTATTCACAAGAGGGCTTGGGAGGAATGTCTCGCACATACCACAAGCTTTACAGAAAAAGACTTTGCAGAGGAGCATATCGAGACAAGAGAAGACCGATTCTTATAAACAGCTGGGAAGCAGCATATTTCAATTTCAATGAAGAAAAGCTTTTGGCATTGGCAAAAGAGGCAAAAGAGCTTGGGATTGAGCTGTTTGTTTTAGATGATGGTTGGTTTGGTAAAAGAGACGATGATACAAGCTCACTTGGAGACTGGTTTGTTGACAGAAGAAAGCTTCCAAACGGTTTGGACGGGCTTGGGAAAAAGTTAAATGAAATGGGGCTCAAATTTGGACTGTGGTTTGAGCCTGAGATGGTCTCGCCAGATAGTGAGCTTTACAGGAAACATCCTGATTGGTGCATACAGGTGCGAGGAAGGACACTGACACAGTGCAGGAACCAGTACGTTTTGGACATCACGAGAGAAGATGTGAGAAAAGAAATTTTAAGGATGATGAAAGAGATTCTAAAAGCAGCTCCAATTGAATATATAAAGTGGGACATGAACAGGCCCTTAACAGAAGCTTACTCTCTTGCTCTTCCACCAGAGAGGCAAAAAGAGGTCTTCCACAGATATGTTTTAGGACTTTATCAAATGATGGAAGAGCTTACAACAGAGTTTCCACACATCTTATTTGAAGGATGTTCTGGCGGTGGTGGAAGGTTTGACCCGGGAATTTTGTATTACATGCCTCAAATTTGGACAAGCGATGACACAGACGCAATCGAAAGGCTTAAAATCCAGTTTGGAACAAGCATAGTGTATCCAGCATCAACTATGGGTGCGCATGTATCAATTGTACCAAACCATCAGGTTGGTAGGATAACACCAATGAAGACAAGAGGAATTGTAGCACTTTCTGGCTGTTTTGGATATGAGCTTGATTTGACAAAACTATCTCAAGAGGATAAAGAAGAGATAAAGAGACAGATTGAACTTTACAAGAGAATTTGGCATATAATATTTGAAGGTGATTTGTACAGGCTAATTTCTCCATTTGAAGAAAATGTAGCTGCTTGGATGTTTGTAACAGAAGACAAAAATGAGGCAGTTGTGTTTTATGTGAATATATTAGGTGAGCCAAATCCGTCAATAAAGAGACTCAAGCTTGACGGGCTTGATCCTGATAAGAAGTATATTATTGAAGGCGATGAAAAGATTAGGTTTGGAGATGAACTTATGAACATAGGAATAATGATTCCACGTACATGGGGTGATTTTAATTCTCATATGTGGATTTTAAAAGCTGTTCTGGGGTAA
- a CDS encoding glycoside hydrolase family 32 protein: protein MEKLDLLKKANDYVQTYKSKINKKYRLKFHLMGECGWINDPNGFVYYNGVYHCFFQYNPFEPFWNATYWGHAISDDMIKWEYMPIALAPDMDYDKDGCFSGSAIEKDGKLYLVYTGHINKNHNNYIQTQCLAFSEDGITFQKYTNNPIIDLNDLPDDSNKKDFRDPKIFKMDDYYYMVIASQDKKGRGQILLYKSQDLIKWNYVNTILKNENIIDGDVWECPDLFSLCDHDILILSYQKKEGEKVLKSESIYFVGKMDYERGNFKIDYYNKLDYGRHFYAPQTTVAPDGRRLMIAWMDNWNVKIPTQHGHNWAGALTLPRQLEYVNNKLITKPIYEIERYKKERISVEKNINNDEIKLDCCNLDTFEVDFSMSFNELKNIDIEFYDKANNKKPFFMMSYNSILKKFEVEIVECEEIQQECIPSIAIDDLLKIKLLVDTSSVEIFLNEGEIVFTYRIYPAEKMDFVKVQIYGQGKISAKIYEIKI from the coding sequence ATGGAAAAATTAGATCTACTAAAAAAGGCTAATGACTACGTACAAACGTATAAGAGTAAAATTAATAAAAAATATCGCTTAAAATTTCATTTAATGGGCGAATGCGGATGGATAAATGATCCGAATGGTTTTGTCTATTATAATGGAGTCTATCACTGTTTTTTTCAGTATAATCCATTTGAGCCTTTTTGGAATGCAACTTATTGGGGACACGCAATAAGTGATGATATGATTAAATGGGAATATATGCCAATTGCTTTAGCTCCTGATATGGATTATGATAAAGATGGTTGTTTTTCAGGAAGTGCAATTGAAAAGGACGGAAAACTATATTTAGTATATACTGGTCACATAAATAAGAATCACAATAATTATATTCAAACTCAATGTCTTGCATTTTCAGAAGATGGTATAACGTTCCAGAAATATACTAATAATCCTATTATTGATTTAAATGATTTACCAGATGATTCAAACAAAAAAGATTTTAGAGATCCTAAGATTTTTAAGATGGATGATTATTATTATATGGTGATTGCTTCTCAAGATAAAAAAGGTAGAGGTCAAATTTTACTTTATAAATCGCAAGACCTAATAAAATGGAATTATGTTAATACGATTTTGAAAAATGAAAATATAATTGATGGAGATGTTTGGGAGTGTCCCGATTTATTTTCTCTATGTGATCATGATATTTTGATTCTATCATATCAAAAAAAAGAAGGGGAAAAAGTTCTTAAAAGTGAAAGTATATATTTTGTTGGTAAAATGGATTATGAAAGAGGTAATTTTAAGATTGATTATTACAATAAATTAGATTATGGTAGGCATTTTTATGCACCACAAACAACAGTTGCACCTGATGGTAGAAGACTGATGATAGCATGGATGGATAATTGGAATGTAAAAATTCCAACTCAGCACGGACATAACTGGGCTGGGGCTTTAACTTTACCTCGGCAATTGGAGTATGTAAATAATAAATTAATTACAAAACCTATTTATGAGATTGAAAGATATAAAAAGGAAAGGATTAGTGTGGAAAAGAATATTAATAATGATGAAATAAAGTTAGATTGTTGTAATTTAGATACATTTGAAGTAGACTTTAGTATGAGTTTTAATGAATTGAAGAACATAGATATAGAATTTTATGACAAAGCAAATAATAAAAAACCTTTCTTTATGATGAGTTATAATTCAATATTAAAAAAATTTGAAGTCGAAATTGTTGAATGTGAGGAAATACAACAAGAGTGTATTCCTTCAATTGCTATAGATGATTTATTAAAGATAAAATTATTAGTAGACACTTCGTCAGTAGAGATTTTTCTTAATGAGGGAGAAATAGTTTTTACTTATAGAATTTATCCAGCTGAAAAAATGGATTTTGTCAAGGTACAAATATACGGCCAAGGCAAGATATCTGCAAAAATATATGAAATAAAAATTTGA
- a CDS encoding transcription repressor NadR, which translates to MRTEERRNKIIEILKNAKKAISGTELAKLFGVTRQVIVQDIAILRAKGIKILSTPQGYIIDHTKENSIKIVFAVKHECERTEEELNLIVDNGGKVLDVIVEHPLYGELRGLLMLSSRYDVSKFMEFVKEGKAKLLSSLTGGVHLHTVEADSEEVLNRIQKILKEKGFLME; encoded by the coding sequence ATGAGGACGGAAGAGAGAAGGAACAAGATAATTGAGATTTTAAAAAATGCAAAAAAAGCTATATCGGGGACTGAACTTGCTAAACTTTTTGGTGTCACAAGACAGGTGATAGTGCAGGATATAGCTATTTTGAGAGCTAAAGGCATTAAGATATTGTCTACCCCTCAAGGTTATATAATAGATCACACGAAAGAAAATTCGATAAAGATAGTTTTTGCTGTTAAACATGAATGCGAGAGGACAGAAGAAGAATTAAATCTCATAGTTGACAATGGAGGGAAGGTGCTGGATGTAATTGTAGAACATCCTTTGTACGGTGAGTTAAGAGGCCTTTTAATGCTTTCCTCAAGGTATGATGTAAGCAAGTTCATGGAGTTTGTAAAAGAAGGCAAAGCGAAACTTTTGTCTTCGCTGACAGGAGGAGTGCATCTTCACACTGTTGAAGCAGATAGTGAAGAGGTGTTGAATAGGATACAAAAGATATTAAAAGAAAAAGGTTTTTTAATGGAATAA
- a CDS encoding LacI family DNA-binding transcriptional regulator, whose translation MASLKDVAKRAGVTVTTVSRVLNNRGYISEETRKKVYKAMEELNYQPNEIARALYKKRSYFIGLIIPDVSHPFFAEVTKYIEYYASLNGYKILLCNSYLNPEKEKEYINMLKRHQVDGIIMGSHTLDIEDYKNLNFPIVALDRYLSDDIPYITSDNFTGAVLATNLLIQKGCKCLAHISGPLELNTPANDRYYGFLKVVSENNIEHVVVETKLNKFDMEEYQKIINDLFEKNPFIDGIFASSDMIAITAIKVAEAFKKRVPDDLKIIGFDDINIASWYKPSITTIRQNKEEIAKKSIEILINLIEGKKVENKNILPISLIERETT comes from the coding sequence ATGGCAAGTTTAAAGGATGTAGCAAAGAGAGCAGGAGTTACTGTAACAACTGTTTCTCGAGTTCTAAATAACAGAGGATATATCAGTGAAGAGACTCGTAAAAAGGTTTACAAAGCCATGGAAGAGCTTAACTATCAACCAAATGAAATTGCAAGAGCTCTATATAAGAAAAGATCTTATTTTATTGGACTTATTATTCCTGATGTCTCCCACCCTTTTTTTGCTGAAGTTACTAAATATATTGAATATTATGCTTCCTTAAACGGCTACAAAATTCTACTTTGTAATTCATATTTAAATCCAGAAAAAGAGAAAGAATATATAAACATGTTAAAAAGACATCAAGTTGATGGGATAATCATGGGAAGTCACACATTAGATATAGAAGATTATAAAAATCTGAATTTTCCAATTGTAGCCTTAGATAGATATCTATCTGATGATATACCTTATATAACTTCAGATAATTTTACAGGAGCAGTTTTAGCAACTAATTTATTAATTCAAAAAGGATGTAAATGTTTAGCACATATTAGTGGTCCCTTGGAATTAAATACACCTGCTAATGATAGATATTATGGCTTTTTGAAAGTTGTATCTGAAAATAATATTGAGCATGTTGTTGTCGAAACCAAATTAAATAAATTTGATATGGAGGAGTATCAAAAAATAATCAATGATCTGTTCGAAAAAAATCCATTTATCGATGGTATTTTTGCAAGTAGTGATATGATAGCAATTACAGCCATCAAAGTTGCAGAGGCTTTTAAAAAACGCGTCCCTGATGATTTAAAAATAATAGGATTTGACGACATTAACATAGCTTCATGGTATAAACCTTCCATAACAACAATAAGGCAAAATAAAGAAGAAATTGCAAAAAAATCTATTGAAATTCTGATAAATTTGATAGAAGGCAAAAAAGTAGAAAATAAAAACATTTTGCCTATTTCTCTTATTGAAAGAGAAACAACATAA
- a CDS encoding ABC transporter substrate-binding protein produces the protein MSLKKFLSTMIGVVLVFILVFGIYSLNITVSKAGSKKVKITLMSTKGEINSQLEDVAKSFSKTYPNVNLEIIPVGAGQSPFEKLSTMYASGNAPSISMIDSSDVAKFKSYFLNLTKEKWVKDAINGTLDDITFNGQVMGFPFAIEGYGLIYNKQVIEKTIGKFNPSTIKTRNDLENLFKKLQQKKVTPILISPLDWSLGAHYLGIAYGAQSKDMQKNYEFIKKLKTGKVNLQTNKVFNGLLDTFDMLRKYNYLKNSPLAGTYEQGPQLLANGKVAFWFMGNWAWPQIKDANPQNSEYGFLPVPISNDPNDFYNKAIVAGPSKILCIDAKNNSKAQQLAAKQFLNWLVYNSDGQKAWVYTLSIIPPFKNINLTPNDPLAKSIISYLKEGRTFRTPILPSDHWPKVGASMQKYLAGIIKRSQLYTEIKNYWLTVK, from the coding sequence ATGAGTTTAAAAAAATTTTTATCAACGATGATAGGTGTTGTGTTAGTTTTCATTTTAGTTTTTGGTATTTATTCATTGAACATTACTGTTTCAAAAGCAGGATCTAAAAAGGTAAAAATAACTTTGATGAGCACAAAGGGTGAAATTAATTCTCAGTTAGAAGACGTAGCAAAAAGTTTTTCCAAAACTTATCCTAATGTAAATTTAGAGATTATTCCTGTTGGCGCAGGTCAGTCACCTTTTGAAAAACTCTCGACAATGTATGCATCTGGTAATGCACCAAGTATTTCTATGATTGATTCTTCAGATGTAGCAAAATTTAAAAGTTACTTTTTAAATCTTACAAAAGAAAAATGGGTAAAAGACGCGATAAATGGCACTTTGGATGATATTACATTTAATGGGCAAGTTATGGGTTTTCCTTTTGCTATTGAAGGCTATGGGCTTATTTACAATAAACAAGTAATTGAAAAAACAATAGGGAAATTTAATCCTTCAACAATAAAAACAAGAAATGATTTAGAGAACCTATTTAAAAAACTTCAACAAAAGAAAGTTACACCTATTTTAATATCGCCTTTGGATTGGTCTTTGGGGGCCCATTATCTTGGCATAGCTTATGGTGCTCAGTCAAAAGATATGCAAAAGAATTATGAATTTATTAAAAAATTGAAAACTGGGAAAGTAAATTTGCAAACAAACAAGGTATTTAACGGTTTGTTAGATACATTTGATATGCTTAGAAAGTACAATTATCTAAAGAATTCGCCTTTGGCTGGAACATACGAGCAAGGACCACAACTATTAGCAAATGGAAAAGTTGCTTTTTGGTTCATGGGTAACTGGGCATGGCCACAAATAAAAGATGCAAATCCACAGAATAGCGAATATGGATTTTTACCAGTACCAATAAGCAATGATCCAAATGACTTTTATAACAAAGCAATTGTTGCTGGTCCATCTAAAATCCTTTGTATTGATGCTAAGAATAATAGTAAAGCTCAGCAGTTAGCTGCAAAGCAATTTTTGAATTGGCTTGTGTATAATTCTGATGGACAAAAAGCATGGGTTTATACTTTAAGCATAATTCCACCTTTTAAAAATATTAATTTAACTCCAAATGATCCTCTTGCAAAATCAATTATTAGTTACTTAAAAGAGGGTAGAACTTTTAGAACTCCTATTTTACCTTCTGATCATTGGCCTAAAGTAGGTGCTTCTATGCAAAAATACTTAGCAGGTATAATTAAACGCTCTCAATTATATACAGAAATAAAAAATTATTGGTTAACAGTAAAATAA
- a CDS encoding carbohydrate ABC transporter permease, whose product MSKKVYKDYIKFFIVLLISLLYILPFIAVIINSFKTTNDIMANPLSLPTKFSVSNYIKAAEKMTYLRGFLNTLIITFFSIGGIVVFSAMTAYLFVRKKWKLNRLVFSLMIASMIIPFQAIMIPLVKIYGTLNLLNNMWTLIYMYWGFGAAFAVFMYHGFIKGIPYELEEAAYVEGATEFQTFWKVVFPLLKPVTTTIVILDGLWIWNDFLLPSLILISAEKRTLQLSTFYFYGTYTADYGLAMAALILTITPIIIVYLILQKNIINGILKGAIK is encoded by the coding sequence ATGTCTAAGAAGGTTTATAAAGATTATATTAAATTTTTTATTGTCTTGCTTATTTCTCTTTTATATATATTACCATTTATTGCTGTTATTATTAATTCATTTAAAACAACAAATGATATAATGGCGAATCCATTAAGTTTACCAACAAAGTTTAGTGTATCAAACTATATCAAAGCAGCAGAAAAAATGACCTATTTAAGAGGATTTTTGAATACTTTAATAATTACTTTTTTTAGTATTGGTGGTATTGTAGTGTTTTCTGCAATGACTGCATATTTATTTGTAAGAAAGAAATGGAAATTAAATAGATTGGTATTTAGTCTTATGATAGCTTCTATGATTATACCTTTTCAAGCTATCATGATTCCCTTGGTAAAAATCTATGGAACTCTCAATTTACTTAACAATATGTGGACATTAATTTACATGTATTGGGGATTTGGAGCAGCCTTTGCTGTTTTTATGTATCATGGGTTTATAAAAGGTATTCCTTATGAATTGGAAGAAGCAGCTTATGTTGAAGGTGCAACGGAATTTCAAACTTTTTGGAAAGTAGTATTTCCTCTTTTAAAACCAGTGACTACTACAATTGTGATATTAGATGGACTTTGGATATGGAATGACTTTTTATTACCAAGTCTCATACTGATTTCAGCTGAAAAAAGAACTTTACAACTTTCAACATTTTATTTTTATGGTACCTATACTGCTGATTATGGATTAGCCATGGCAGCATTAATTTTAACGATAACACCTATAATTATTGTGTATCTTATTTTACAGAAAAATATTATTAACGGTATCTTAAAAGGAGCAATAAAATAA
- a CDS encoding carbohydrate ABC transporter permease translates to MKNKAKNVVNYIIFTGITTMVFLTVVIIPFLYGVYLTLTDWNGIEATKKYVGIRNYISILNDSTFLYSFTLTLKYVFFSVLFINLIAFLLAYLLTSGIKGQNVFRIALFTPNLIGGIVLGFIWQFIFNNTLPYIGQKIGLGLISNSWLASPQKAFWALVIVTVWQYSGYMMMIYIAGLVGIPQDIIEASTIDGAGQLTRITKIILPLLAPSFTVSVFLSLQRSFMVYDLNLALTKGGPFRSTELVSMHVYSEAFLSQNYGIGQAKAIILFITVAIITSIQVYLSKKAEVEA, encoded by the coding sequence ATGAAGAATAAGGCAAAAAATGTAGTTAATTATATAATTTTTACTGGTATAACGACAATGGTATTTTTAACAGTTGTGATTATTCCTTTCTTGTACGGGGTTTATTTAACTTTAACTGATTGGAATGGTATTGAAGCTACAAAAAAGTATGTAGGTATTAGGAATTATATTTCGATTTTAAATGATTCTACTTTTTTATATTCCTTCACATTAACTCTAAAATATGTTTTTTTTAGTGTTTTGTTTATTAATCTTATAGCTTTTTTATTGGCTTATTTATTAACAAGCGGGATAAAGGGACAAAATGTCTTCAGAATTGCACTTTTCACTCCAAATTTAATAGGTGGTATTGTATTAGGGTTTATATGGCAATTTATTTTTAATAATACCTTACCTTATATTGGTCAAAAAATAGGACTTGGATTGATAAGTAATTCATGGTTAGCAAGTCCTCAGAAGGCTTTTTGGGCGTTAGTGATTGTAACAGTGTGGCAATATTCTGGCTATATGATGATGATTTATATAGCTGGGCTTGTTGGAATACCTCAAGATATAATTGAGGCATCAACTATAGATGGAGCAGGTCAATTAACAAGGATTACTAAAATAATATTGCCCTTATTAGCACCTTCTTTTACAGTATCTGTATTTTTGTCTTTACAAAGAAGTTTCATGGTTTATGATTTGAATCTTGCTCTTACAAAAGGAGGTCCATTTAGAAGTACTGAACTTGTATCAATGCACGTTTATAGCGAAGCATTTCTATCCCAAAATTATGGAATTGGTCAAGCAAAAGCTATAATATTGTTTATTACAGTTGCCATTATAACTTCGATCCAGGTATACCTTAGTAAAAAAGCAGAGGTGGAAGCTTAA